The Equus quagga isolate Etosha38 chromosome 2, UCLA_HA_Equagga_1.0, whole genome shotgun sequence genome has a window encoding:
- the ZNF32 gene encoding zinc finger protein 32 isoform X2: MTEAHHKYDHSDATGSSSWDFQNSFRKEKLEQKSPDSKTLPEDSPGVRQRVYECQECGKSFRQKGSLTLHERIHTGQKPFECTHCGKSFRAKGNLVTHQRIHTGEKPYQCKECGKSFSQRGSLAVHERLHTGQKPYECAICQRSFRNQSNLAVHRRVHSGEKPYRCDQCGKAFSQKGSLIVHIRVHTGLKPYACAQCRKSFHTRGNCLLHGKIHTGETPYLCGQCGKSFTQRGSLAVHQRSCSQRLTL; this comes from the coding sequence atgacagaagcccACCACAAATATGATCACTCTGATGCCACAGGATCCTCAAGCTGGGATTTCCagaattctttcagaaaagagaagctgGAACAAAAATCCCCAGATTCTAAGACACTACCGGAAGACTCACCTGGAGTGAGACAGAGGGTCTACGAGTGCCAGGAATGTGGAAAATCCTTCAGGCAGAAGGGTAGTCTAACATTACATGAGAGAATCCACACTGGTCAAAAGCCCTTTGAGTGTACCCACTGTGGAAAAAGCTTCAGGGCCAAAGGCAATCTTGTTACACATCAGCGAatacacacaggagagaagccctatcAGTGCAAGGAGTGTGGGAAAAGCTTTAGTCAACGAGGTAGTCTGGCCGTTCATGAAAGACTCCACACTGGACAGAAACCCTATGAGTGTGCCATTTGTCAGAGAAGCTTCAGGAATCAAAGTAACCTTGCTGTTCATAGAAGAGTTCACAGTGGTGAGAAGCCCTATAGATGTGACCagtgtggaaaagccttcagtcAGAAAGGCAGCTTAATTGTTCACATCAGAGTCCACACAGGCCTGAAACCCTATGCCTGCGCGCAATGCAGGAAGAGTTTCCACACCAGGGGGAATTGTCTCCTGCATGGCAAAATCCACACAGGAGAGACACCCTATCTGTGTGGCCAATGTGGGAAAAGCTTCACCCAGAGAGGGAGTCTGGCTGTGCACCAGCGAAGCTGCTCACAAAGGCTCACCCTGTGA
- the ZNF32 gene encoding zinc finger protein 32 isoform X1, protein MFGFPAATLLDCHGRYAQNVAFFNVMTEAHHKYDHSDATGSSSWDFQNSFRKEKLEQKSPDSKTLPEDSPGVRQRVYECQECGKSFRQKGSLTLHERIHTGQKPFECTHCGKSFRAKGNLVTHQRIHTGEKPYQCKECGKSFSQRGSLAVHERLHTGQKPYECAICQRSFRNQSNLAVHRRVHSGEKPYRCDQCGKAFSQKGSLIVHIRVHTGLKPYACAQCRKSFHTRGNCLLHGKIHTGETPYLCGQCGKSFTQRGSLAVHQRSCSQRLTL, encoded by the exons ATGTTTGGATTTCCAGCAGCTACCCTGCTGGACTGTCATGGAAGATATGCCCAGAATGTAGCATTTTTCA atgtgatgacagaagcccACCACAAATATGATCACTCTGATGCCACAGGATCCTCAAGCTGGGATTTCCagaattctttcagaaaagagaagctgGAACAAAAATCCCCAGATTCTAAGACACTACCGGAAGACTCACCTGGAGTGAGACAGAGGGTCTACGAGTGCCAGGAATGTGGAAAATCCTTCAGGCAGAAGGGTAGTCTAACATTACATGAGAGAATCCACACTGGTCAAAAGCCCTTTGAGTGTACCCACTGTGGAAAAAGCTTCAGGGCCAAAGGCAATCTTGTTACACATCAGCGAatacacacaggagagaagccctatcAGTGCAAGGAGTGTGGGAAAAGCTTTAGTCAACGAGGTAGTCTGGCCGTTCATGAAAGACTCCACACTGGACAGAAACCCTATGAGTGTGCCATTTGTCAGAGAAGCTTCAGGAATCAAAGTAACCTTGCTGTTCATAGAAGAGTTCACAGTGGTGAGAAGCCCTATAGATGTGACCagtgtggaaaagccttcagtcAGAAAGGCAGCTTAATTGTTCACATCAGAGTCCACACAGGCCTGAAACCCTATGCCTGCGCGCAATGCAGGAAGAGTTTCCACACCAGGGGGAATTGTCTCCTGCATGGCAAAATCCACACAGGAGAGACACCCTATCTGTGTGGCCAATGTGGGAAAAGCTTCACCCAGAGAGGGAGTCTGGCTGTGCACCAGCGAAGCTGCTCACAAAGGCTCACCCTGTGA